The Bradyrhizobium guangxiense genomic sequence TCGCTTCGCCGCCGGTGAGGGTGGTCATGTTTGACTATTCCACTTCGATGATTGTTCAGGCTTCGTCGACGACACCGTTGCGCAAGCGTCCGATCCCCTCGGCCTCGACCTCGACGACATCGCCGGGCTTCAGGTAGCGCGGCGGATCGAACCGGGCGCCCGCGCCGGTCGGCGTGCCCGTGACGATGATATCGCCCGGGACCAGCGTTGCGAAGGTCGAGATATAGTTCAAGAGATAGCGGAACGGGAACATCAGCCGGCTGGTGCGATCGTCCTGCCTGAGCTCGCCGTTGACATGCGTGGTCAGCCTGATGTCGGCGATCTGCGATTCCCGGATGTAGGGCCCCAGCCACGGGCCGAGGCTGCCGCTGGAATCGAAGTTCTTGCCCTGCGTGACGTTGAACTTGGCGTGGCGCAGCCAGTCGCGCACCGAGCCTTCGTTGCACAGCGTGAGCGCGGCGATGTGGTCGAGCGCGCTGCTTTCGGGGATGTGCCGGCCCTGCTTGCCGATCACGAGCACGATCTCGCCCTCATAGTCGAGCTGAGCGGACGCGCGCGGACGCACCAGCGGCGTGTCGTGGCCGACAAAGGAGCGGGGCGAGCGCATGAACATGCTCGGATATTTCGGCGCGTCCTGGCCGTCCTTGTATTCGGCATTGCGGTCGGGATAGTTGACGCCGATGCAGATGATCTTTTCCGGCGCCGGTACCGGCGGCAACCAGGTGATGTCGGCGAGCGCATGATCCGGCTTGCGGCCGGCGGCCTCTTCGGCAAAGCCGACGAGCTTGCCCGCAGCGATCACCTCGCGCAGCGTGGGATAGTCTCTTGCGTGACGCGCGGAGAGATCGACGATGCCGCCC encodes the following:
- a CDS encoding fumarylacetoacetate hydrolase family protein; its protein translation is MKLPRLATYSVKGDVSYGAVLEGGIVDLSARHARDYPTLREVIAAGKLVGFAEEAAGRKPDHALADITWLPPVPAPEKIICIGVNYPDRNAEYKDGQDAPKYPSMFMRSPRSFVGHDTPLVRPRASAQLDYEGEIVLVIGKQGRHIPESSALDHIAALTLCNEGSVRDWLRHAKFNVTQGKNFDSSGSLGPWLGPYIRESQIADIRLTTHVNGELRQDDRTSRLMFPFRYLLNYISTFATLVPGDIIVTGTPTGAGARFDPPRYLKPGDVVEVEAEGIGRLRNGVVDEA